TTTTATCGCACATCGCCAGGGCATAGCGCAGGACATTGCATAACTGGCGAATGTTTCCGGGCCAGGGATGCGCCTCCATGATCCGCATGGCCTCGTCTTCAACGAGCGCCGGAGCGCCACCCGTTCCTGCCTCGATCGCCAGCACGTCGCGGATCAGGCTGGCAAGATCGGAGCGCTGACGCAGGGGCGGCAATTCAAAGGACACTCCATTGAGGCGGTAAAACAGATCCTCGCGAAACGCGCCAAGGCCTACCAGGTCCGCAACATTGTGATGGGTTGCACATATCACATGCAAATCGACGGGAATCGGGGTCTCCCCGCCGAGGGGCGTGACCTCCCTTTCCGCCAGAACCCTCAACAACCGTGTTTGCAGGCTCGCCGGCATGTCGCCGATTTCATCGAGAAACAGGGTGCCACCATCCGATTGCAGAATCTTGCCGCGCATCCCCTTGCTGCGCGCCCCGGTGAAGGCGCCTTCTTTGTAGCCAAACAGTTCGCTTTCAATCAGTGATTCGGGAATCGCGGCACAGTTGACCGCAACAAAGGGTTTATCGGAGCGCCGACTGGCATGATGGATGGCCCGGGCAAAGACTTCCTTCCCGGTACCTGTTTCCCCCTGGAGAAGAATCGAAATAGGCTTGTTCATGACACGTTTGATACGCTCGACACAGGCCCTGAGTTTGGGGTCCTCCCCGGTGAGATAATCAAGGGACAAAGGCGTCCCCGCCATCGGCACACGCCTGCCGCGGGAAGCGGACGCCACGATCGAACCTGCCGACGACACGGCAGCAGCCCGGGGAAACCGCAGAGAGGCGAACATCCGCAGCCCTGATTTCTGCAAGCGGACGGGCAGCACCATGCTGGAGCGGGAGAACATTTCCAGCAGTTTCCTGAAATCGACATCCAGCGTCTCGCCGATCGGCCTGCCGAGCAGGCTGCCGCCGCCGATCTCACCCGCCAGCCTGCAGTGAGCCACACGATCCGCCGCCACAATCCTGCCGGCGCCATCCATGGCCAGGAAGCACTCACTCGACACTTCCGCAAGCTCCCTCTCGACACTGAGCCGTAAAATCCACCGATCTTCGCACTGACTGAGAAAGAAGGCGCATTCGACCATGCGCGCGGCCTGTATAACCAACTGCAGCGCAAGGTGCTGACTGTCTTTGAATGCGGGGGAAACAAAGCTGGAAACAGCTATCCCGCCCATGGTTTTATGGCCCGGACCGATGACGGGAGCACAGGAGCATGTCAGATCGGCGTGTTTGGCACGGAAGTGTTCGCCATTGTACACCGTCAGGGGGACCTGCTCGACAAGTGCGGTGCCAATCCCGCAGGTACCTTCCCGGCTCTCATTCCAGACAGATCCCAGACAAAGACCGGCAGCCTTCCACTGCCGCGACAATCGCTCGTCGCCCAGCCAGTCGACGGTTATGCCGTTGGCGTCGCACAGCATGGTGCAATAGCCGAGCGCGGCAACCTGCCGGTGCAGATACTGAACCGCCTTTTGGGCAATACGCAAAAAGCGTTCGATCGGCCCGGAATACTCCCGCAACTCGGCACCCATCAGCACCCGAACCGGATCGGGCTCACCCGGGTTGATTCGGTAATGTCGCAGGCAGCGATCCCAGGACGCTGCAATTATCGGATTGACCTCTGCCTCACCCTCGCTCGCCTTTCCGATTGACCAGCAACGTATTTTATGGACATGGTTGAGGATTTCGCGCTCATGCATGAATTCAACCTTGAGAATAGAGAGAATTTTCCTTGTGCGCCTGTTGTTCCTCCCTGTTCTTCCGAAGCCGGCGGTCACAAACTCCGGGTTGTTTTGAATTTTACATAGGGCTCCCGCAAGCAACAGGGATTTCAATCCATTCTGGCACGATCCGCCATAAAGATTACCACCAGACTACCATCAAAAAACCATTACACAATAAGGACGAGATGTTGAAGTCAAAAAAGTGGAACACTTCGATCCGACATAACGCGGCCTTTTGCCGGACTTCAGGGACATGGCCCATGAATAGAAACCAGGCCAGGACTCTCGCCCAATCACGGCATCCGGAACTTTGCGTTTGGATGGCCGGTTGCGGGATTGTTTGTGGGATTTTAACAACATGCGCCTTTTTGCCGCATGCTCCTGCCATGCCGTGGATAGAAAACGGGCGAAGGATGCCGACGCACCCTCCGCCCTTGGAATTTTCAGGATCGGAAATGATGCCTAACGCGTCATTTTCACATTGCTGCCAACATAGGCCGGCAATCCCCAGTTGCGCAGAATGCCGATGGCACTTTTCAACCGGGCCACATAATCCTCCCGAAGCGGCTTCTTCATATCCGCCAGAGGGTAAGCCTTGCCGAGGGTTTCGTACTTGGTCTTGCCGAGTTCGTGAAACTGCAATACCTGCACCTGCCGGGGTGTGGACCCAAATTCACTGGCGATGAACCGGGCCGTGGCCTCAATGTTCTCATCGCTGTCGTTGTATCCGGGAATGAGGGGAACGCGGATCACCGACGGGATGCCCGAGCGCCCCAGTCTTTTCAGGTTATCCAGCACCAGCGCCAGGTCACAGCCGGTGTACGCGCGATGCTTGTCCGCGTCCATGTGCTTGATATCGGTCAGTACATATTCGGTATAGGGCAGGGCCTGAGCCACCAGATTCCATGGCACGCCAAGGGCGGTTTCGATGCAGGTATGCACATAGGCGGCCCTGCAGGCCTTCAGCAGTTCCACCACAAAGGGCGTCTGCACGAACAGCTCGCCGCCACTAACGGTAATGCCGCCGCCGGTCTCATCGAAAAATTCCCGATCCTTGAGCACTTCACGCATCACCTGCGCCACCGTCATGTCTTCGCCCCAGCGGGCCAGGGCATTTGCCGGACATTCATCGACGCAGGCCATGCAGCGGGTGCAGAGGCTTCGATCGATACCGGCCACCAGGCCCTCCTCGCTGATGCGAAAAATGCCTTGCGAGGTAAACGGGCAGGCATCGAGACAATAGCCGCACTTCTCGACCCCGATACAGCGTTGCTCATAAACGGCGACCTCCGGGTTTTTGTCCCAGCTTTCGGGATTGCAGCACCACAGACAGCTCATGGTGCAGCCTTTGAGAAACACCGAGGTCCGGGTGCCGGGGCCGTCATGAACCGTGTAACGCTGTATGCTGTACACAATGCCCCGGGCATCCATGTCCGGCTGTAGCCTGTCGACCCTGCCTGGAGCGATGTTGTCTTGCATCGCAAACTCCCTTCCTGTCCGTGGCTCTCCCGTGTGGATTTCGCGACGGTTGCTCAGCGTCCCGCGGCCACCTCGAAAGCATCGCGGCCGGCGGCTGCGATGGCCCTATCCTCTTCGGACGACCCACCGCTTACACCGATGCCTCCGGCAATACAGCCCTCGTCGGACACCGGATAACCGCCGCCGAAGATACAGATGCCACTGGCGGCCTGGCAGGTATGCACGCCAAAGAAAGGTCCGCCAGGCTGGGTATGCCGGGCCAATTCCTCCGTAGGCATGGTGGTGGCGACCGAGGTATAGGCCTTGTTCAGAGACAAAAACTGACTGATGAGCATGGCGTTGTCCATGCGGTGCTGGGCCACGAGATTGCCCCCTGCATCCACCACCGCAATGGATACCGGCACCCCCAGCTGTTCGGCTTTTTCCTGACTTGCGCTGATCATGCGCAACGCCGTCTTCAAATTCATCTTCATCGTATGCCCCCTGGCGATGGCCTTGATACAGGATTGCCGGGCCGGCTGTACGGCCCGGCAATCGCGCTGACATCAGAATTCCAGCTCGGTTCGTTCCAGAATATCACGCTGCACGCTGGGATCCAGTTCGGTGAAAAAGGCGCTGTAGCCAGCTACGCGCACGATCAGTCCCTTGTATTTTTCCGGATGATCCATGGCATCTTCCAGCACGGAACGGCTGATGACGTTGATCTGGTTGTGCATGCCCTTGCGCTGGAAATAAACCTTCATCATGCCGATGAAGTTTTCATCCCCCGTCTCCCCGGCCAGGGTTGACGGGCTGAACTTCATGTTGAGCAGGGTGCCGTTGGAGGCGATGCCGTGATCCAGGGCGGAAACGGACTTGACCACCGCCGTCGGCCCGGAGACGTCGTGAGAGCCACGGCTGGTGTGCACCGGAGACACGCCGTCGGCGACCGGCTCACCCGCCTTGCGGCCGTCGGGGCTGGCCTGGGTGATGGCGCCGAAAGGTACGTTGGCCGACACCGGATAGAGACCGGCCTGGAACTCCCCGCCGTGCGGTGTGGGGCGGCGTTCGAGGTGTTTGCAGTAGCACTTGGCGCCCCAGCGGGCCAGGTCGTCGACCTCTTCGTCATCGTTGCCGTAATGCGGCACCTTGGCGCTGTTGATCAGGGCATAGATGGGCTCGTAACCTTCCCAGTTCTTTTCCAGGGCATCGAGCAGGTCGGCCCCGGAGATCTTCTTGTCTTCGAACACCAGCTTTTTGATGGCGCTCAGGCCGTCGGCCACGTTGGACACGCCGACCCCCTGGGGACCGATGAAATTGTAACGCGCTCCACCGGCGGTCACGTCCTTGCCCTTGTCGATGCAATCCTCGACCAGCAGGGACAGGTAAGGCAGCGGCTTGCGCGTCTGATGCGCCACATCCATGGCGCATTCCGCCATCACCAGCCGGTCGACCCAGTACTTCATCTGCTTGTCGTAGGCCTCCCGGACCTCGTCAAAGCTGCTGAAATCCGCCAGCGATCCGGTCTGCAGGCCAAGGGTCTCGCCGGCGCCGACACATTGATCGTACATGGGGCACGCGGCGCTGCAGCCGGTGCACTTGCCGTTGTTGATGGCCAACTCCAGAACCTTGTTCATATTGAAAAACGCGGCGTCGTGCCAGCCGTATTCGCGCCCCTCGGAGTTGGGCTCCACACAGCCCAGCGCGCCGTAATCCCGCGAGTCCTCGATGGTGCGACCGCGGTTTACCATGGACGGGATGATGATTTCGTCATTGAAGAAGGACGGCATGCCCAGCCCCATTTTGGCCACCTTGGTAACCTTGATCCACCATTCGCGGGGCGAGTTGGCGTGCCAGCGGCTGGTCAGCCAGGGGGCGTTGAGGCGCACATGCGCCATGGCGTCGACGCACATGAAAGACAGTTCGTTGGTGGCGTCCTCACCTTCCGGAGTCTGCCCGCCTATGGTCAAGGAAGGCCCGCCCAGCTCCACGCCGCCGAAAGCCTTGGTAGAACCTTCGTCACGGATCTTGGTCAGCTCGCTGATCTTGATCCAGGCCCCCTCGATCAGTTCCTGGACAAAGTCCTTGGTGATTTTCCCTTCGGCCATGTCCTTGCGGAAGAAGGGATAGAGATGCTGATCGAAACGTCCCCAGTGGATGGAATGGCCATTGCCCTCGATGGTGATAACCACGGTCAGCATCCACCACAGTTGCAGGGCCTCCCAGAAGGAACGCGGCGGGTTCTCGGCGATCCAGTCCAGGTTATCCGCCATCTGCAAAAGCTCCTGCTTGCGCTCGCCTTCAGCCGCGGGTGCCATCTGGCGCGCGAGGTTCGCATAACGGCGGCAATAGGTCATGATGCCGTCCAGGCAGATGAGCTGCGCCTGATAGAACTGAATTTTGTCCAGCACCGACGGGTCGCACGGATCCAGTTCGGACAGTTTGCTGTCGATCTTGTCCTGCAGCCCCTTCCAACCCAGTTCATAGATCTTCTCATAGCGGGCCGACGTGTGCCCCACCCCGCCAAAGAAATAGTTGCCGAGCAGGTAGATGCCCTTGCCGTAGGAACCGGTGCCTTTAAGGGCGGTTGCCGGCATCAGGGATTTGGCCAGGTCGTGCACTGTCCGATTCTTCCAGAATTCGCGGATATCCCGCAGTTGCTGCTTGGTTTCCTCGGTAATCAGGAAACGGTCGCCGGGCCGTTTTTCGAAGGGCTTGTTGTCCATCTCCTCGACCAGCCACTCGTAGGAGAACTCCGGAAAAACCGGCGCGCAACGCGGCGGCGCCGCCATGTTGCCGGCGACCAGCTCATACTTGCCGATTTCGATGGAAACATTTTTCAACACATGGGCAAAGCACTCCGCACAGCGGATGATATGTGGCTTGTTGCTGTTTTCCTTGAACTTTTCCGTCCACAACACAGCCCGCTCGGCGGACACGCCCAGGGGCGTATCCAGAAACTGCTGCCGCCAGGCATTGATGCGCGCAAAAGGAGACGGATTTTCCTCCAGCCCGGAGGTCCCGGTCCCGTAGTCCTTGTCATAGGGATCGTAACCTTCCAGAGTGACTTTTGCGGTTTCCTTGACTACGGATGCGTCATACATAGTTACCTCCTCGTCTTGTCGACAGCTTGCAACATGCTCGATGCGGATTTTCTGCAGGGACACTCGCGCAATGAGGTTGGCCAAGCGGGGTTTGCGTCCCAACAACTCAACCAATTACTTACTTTTCAAAAACCCTACCAATCAATTACTTGGTTGTCAAGCGGTCTTTTCATCGAAAACGAGGTTATATCAGCCCGTCGCTGTCACACCCTGGGCACATGGCAGAGCCACCACCGGACAACGGGTGTGTTTCACAAAAACCAACAACTTGATTTGTTGTTCGATAGCGCCCATACTTAAGGCGTTTAAAGGCCTAAATGCCGCTTGCCTGCCACACGCCCCGAGACCACAAACGGGACACGTTCAGGCGCGCATGGCAAGCGCAACGGCGCGAGGATTCTTTCTGAAATCCGGGCAAGCCCTAAAATGCACGCATCTTTCAGCGGAGGGCCCATGCTGTACAGGTTCGAGGAAATATTCGATATTTCCCAGATCAGGGAACTGGCCCAGCGGTTTTCCGACCTGGTGGGCATTACCGCGGCCATCATCGGAGTGGACGGCACCATCTGGGCCAAGTGCAATTGGCAGGAAATCTGCGAAAACTTCCACCGAAAACATCCCGTCACCCATCAGCGCTGTATTGAAAGCGACATCTGCCTGCCTCCCAAATATTTTAAAGACAGCCTGACCGACACCATCATCTACCGCTGTCAGAACGGTCTGATGGAAGCCGCCGCACCGATCCGGATCCAGGGCGAACACATCGCCAATCTCTACATGGGACAATTTCTGCTGCAACCGCCCGATATCGCCTTTTTCATGCAGCAGGCGCGCGATTTCGGCTTTGACGAGACCGCGTACATCCAGGCCCTGCTGAAAGTTCCGGTGTTCTCCGAAGACAAGGTCAAATCGGTCACCGATTATTTTTCCAAGCTGGCCATCGTCATCGGCGAGATGGGCTTGAGCCAGGTGCGCCTGAACCAGGCCAACGAGCATCTGAAAAAATCGGAACAGCGGTACCGCCTGGTGGTGGAAAATTCCGCCAGCGCCATCATGGTGGTGCAGAACGACACCATCGTGTTTGCCAACCGCAAGATCATTGACGGTTTTGGCAGCAATCAGAATATTTTCCAGTTCATTCACCCCGAGGATCAGGCCAGTTTCAGAGCTTTTCTCGACCAAACCCGGCAGGGCGCATCAGACGCCCCGCTGGAAGGCACCCGCATTGTCAACGATCCGCAAAAAACCCGGTGGGTCCAGACCAATGCCGTCGCCATGGATTGGCAGGGCAGCCAGGCGCTGCTGCTGCACATGACCGACATCACCTCCCAGAAAGAGGCGGAAAAAGCCATGCGCAAGGCCCAGCTGGAGCTGGCCAACTCGCAGAAGATGGAGGCCATTGCCAACCTCGCCACCGGTGTCGCGCACGATTTCAACAACTTCGCGCAGATCATCGGCACCAATGTGGAGCTGCTGCTGGCCGCGGAAGATAAAACCAGCCCCATTTACGGCAAGCTCAAGGAAATCGAACTGGCCGTCATCAAAACCAGCGAGCTGACCCAGCGGCTGCTGATGTTCCGCGAAGACCAGCCCGGCTGCCGGCAGTCCGTCGACATCAACCAGCTCATCGACCAGGTCGCCCACTCCCTGCGCGCCCTGCTGCCCTCCAGCATCGACTTCGATCTTTCCCTGCAGGCCGACTGCAAGGTCAAGGACGGCGACCCGGTCCAGCTCTTCCAGATATTCATGAACCTGCTGCTCAACGCCAAGGACGCCATGCCGGATGGCGGCACGATCCACATCGAAACCCGCAATTTCATCGCCACCCCGTCCTATGCCGCCAATCGCCCCAATCTGCGTCCCGGTGAATATATCCAGGTGCGCGTCCTCGATGAAGGACCGGGGTTGTCCGACCAGGATCTCATTCACCTGTTCGAGCCTTTCTACACCAGCAAGCAACCGGGACAGGGCACCGGCCTGGGCCTGACGACCGTTTACAACTTCGTCAAGAACCATTCAGGCCACATCACCTGCGGCAACAACGCCGAAAAAGGCGCCTGCATTTCAATCATGCTGCCAGCCACCCGTGTCGACCACCAGATCATCCGCTTTCCCATTGGCGGGCACGAAACCATCCTGCTGGTGGACGACGACCCTTACATCCTGCATCGCGGCCGGGAATATCTGCACAGCTATGGCTACACGGTTCTGGAAGCCCAGTCCGGAGAAGAGGCCTACGAAATCTATTGCCAGCGGCGGGACGACATCCGGCTGGTCATCATGGATCTCATCATGCCGGGCATGGGCGGCGAAAAATGCATCGGCGAGTTGCTGGGCATCGACCCCGATGCCAAGATACTCGTGGCCAGCGCCTACCTGACGGAAAACTTCATCCATAACCGCGACATCAGGGATAAAATCAAGGGTTTCGTGGCCAAACCCTACATCAAGGGCCGCCTTTTGCAGGCTATTCGCAAGGCGATAACCTCGGACCAGAAACAACTGTGCCTGTAAACCTGCGCGCACAAGGCCGCTTGCCTTGAAGGCTAATGATCCTTGACGGCGAGCAATTACTTTGTTACTTTGTTTCTAAAAGCGGCGGATTTATGCACCGGCCCTGATTTTCTGAAGCCGACGCCATACATTAATTTTTCTATCGTCTGGACGGTAGCGCTATGGAAAATCTGATCGGATCGGAAATAAAAAAACGGCGGGAAGCACTGAAGATGACCCAATCGGAACTCGGGAAAGCTCTCGGGTATCGATACGGAAATTTTATCGGTTATCTCGAAAATGGCAGAGCTGCCTTCCCCCTGGAAAAATGGGAAGAATACGCCGAAGTATTGCAGATACCCAAATATGAATTCCTCGAACTCATCTTCAAGGAGAGATTTCCGGGCATGCTGGCCTATATCGATTTCCATCCTGCCAGCCAATCGGCCAAGAAGGAAGCAGAAGACAAAATCTCCAATATTTAATGCGAAGCAAGCTGCTCTTCGCTCCTGCAAACTCACCAATGGATTTCACGGCTATCTGGCCCCCCAAAAAAGAACCCTCGCGGACAGTCCGACCCTGATGCCGGATTGTCCGCGAGGGACATTGGCTTTCGACCTCCGGGAGACGACTTCCTTGTAGCCGCCCAGGCGGAGGCCTATCGCTGCATCATTACCGCCTGCCCTTGAGCAGAGGCGGTTTGCCGGCAGATCTGAATTCCGCTTCGTAGCCGACCATGAAATTACCGGCGGCATCGTTGCGCAGGCTCAGAAAATGGGCGTTGTTTTTGTCGAAGGGGCAGATGGGCGCCTTGCAGGGTTCGAAGCCGAACCGCTTGAAAAAACGGGGCTCGCCCAGCACAAACAGAGGCTGGTTTTTGATCGGCTCCTGCCTCAGGGCAAAGCGCAGCAGTTCCGAACCGATGCCCTGTTTCCGGAACTCGTGCATGACGGCCATGGGTCCCAGATGCAGCCCGCAGACCGCGTCACCGTGATAGGCATTGGAAAAGGCGATGTAGGCGATGACCCTGCCGGTGTGAATGCAGACCCACTCGTGGATCGGCGTGCCATGCTCGTGGAAGGCCTGCACCAGGCAACTCTCATATTCGCCGCGGGGAAAAGCCCGCCGCAACAGAGCATAGACCTTGGCACGGTTTTCCTCCGTCGGTTTGCGTATTTTCATATCAACCTGACTCCACTGTCATTTGAATCAACACAGCCGCAGCCGACCATCCTCCTCGGCTTCGAACGCGGCACCTTATCCGCCCGGCACGACCCCGCCCCAGCCCCATGTCGCTTTGTACGGGCGGGACAGCCCCATCAACCGCTGCCAGAAGCCCAGTTCATTTCGCGACCATTTTCGTATAATTTTTGGTATAAGACAAGGATCTACAATTAATCGCATCCCAGGGGGAGCCTGTGGCCAATTCCGGTTTTTCCAATCCATCGCATTATCGTCTGTGTATTTTCTGGATTCTGGCCTTTGGCTATGTTCTTGTCTTTTTTCACCGTCTTTGTCCGGCAGTCGTCGCTACGGACATGATGGCGGATCTTCATGCCGGTGGCACGCTTATCGGCTTTCTGAGTTCCGCTTACTTCTATCCCTATGCACTCATGCAACTGCCGACGGGACTCCTCTCAGACAGCTGGGGACCGCGCAAGACTATCACGCTGTTTCTGGCTGCAGCCTGTATCGGCTCCATCCTGCTGGGCCTGGCTCCTTCTCCATCCTGGGCGATTCTCGGCAGGGTTCTGGCCGGGCTCGGGGTCTCGACCCTGTTTGTCTGCACACTGAAAATTCTTGCGGAATGGTATAGCCTCCGGGAATTCGCCACCATGACCGGCATCCTCATGGCCATGGGCGGGATCGGCTCTCTGTCCGCAGCCACACCCATGGCCATGGCCAGCTCCTGGCTTGGCTGGCGTCTGTCTTTCATCCTGATCGGCCTGTTGACCGCAGTGATTGCAACATTGATCTGGCGGATTGTACGGGACCGTCCGGCCGAAATAGGATGGCCCTCACCCGCAGAGCACGCAACAGAAAAAGGGCCGCCTGCCCGATTGTCTGTCGGGGTAAAACAGGTACTGAGCCTGCCCGCCTTCTGGCCACTGGCCCTCTGGTTTTTCTTTACCTACGGGATATTCGCTGCGTTTGCCGGGCTTTGGGGGGGACCCTATCTGATGCAGGTATACGGAGCGACAAAAAGTCAGACAGGAGGCATTCTGTCCCTGATAGCAATTGGCATGATCATTGGCAGTCCGCTGGTGGGGAGTCTCTCGAATCGCATATTCAAAGGGCGCAAACCGACCCTCGTCTTCGCCAGCATGGCCATGGTCGGCATCACCGCTTCGCTTGCCTTCGCTACCGGCGACATGTCCTTGCCTGTGATTGGCGCCCTCTGTTTCGGACTCGGAATCTTTGCCAGCGCCGTCGTAGTGATAGGATTTACCAACGCCCGGGAGCTTTTTCCCGCACGGATAGCAGGCACCGCTCTGGGACTTGTCAACCTGTTCCCCTTTGCCGGGGGAGCCTTCATGCAACCCCTGCTGGGATCGATCCTCGAAAGTCATAAAAAAAGTGTCTCGGAATTTACCCTGACCGGATATCAGAATGCCTTTTTCATGTTGTTTTTAAGCGCACTTGCGGCACTTGCCGCCAGTATTTTTCTCAAGGAAACCTACCGCCAGGACCTGCCGGCAAAAAACCCGGACCGTCTGGGAGAAGCAGACATTGAATCGCCGCAGGTTTCCTGACACATCCAGTTCGACAAAGGCGGAATCGCCAGCCGGAACCGAACCACTTCGCCTGCTACGCAGCGAATTGTGCAAGACGGAAAGGAGCGCGCAATGCATTATGAAACCCTGATTGTCGAGACTGGCGATGATTTCGTGGCTTCGATCACCCTCAATCGCCCTCAGCAGCTGAACACATTCTCTACCGCGCTGGCCGCCGAACTCGATGCGGCTTTCAAGGCCCTGGATGCCCATGGCCGGGTGCGCGTCATCCTTGTCAAAGGAGCGGGCAAGGCTTTCTGCGCCGGCATCGACGTAACCGAATTCCCCGACAAGAGCCCCTCTGAATACCGGCGCTGGATACAGCAGATGGAGAGCCCGCTCGTCACCATCAGCCGCATCAACAAGCCCGTCATTGCCCAGGTACATGGAGCTGCCGCCGCCAACGGCGCCGGACTCGTCGCGGCTGCCGATCTTGCCATCGCCGCCGACAATGCCCGCATCGGCCTGACGGCCATCAACGTCGGACTCAACTGCGTCGGCCCCGTGGTTCCCCTGGCCCGCTCCGTGGGACGGAAAAAAGCCCTGGAGATGCTGTTTTACGGAAACTTACTTGGTGCAGCGGAGGCGTTGCAGATGGGACTTGTAAACCGGGTAGTCCCCGAAAGCGAGCTTGACAAAGAAGCCCGGGCCTGGGCAGCGCTGCTCGCACAGAAAAGCCCCCTTGCACTACAGAATGCCAAACGCGGATTTTACGAGGCCGAGGATATGGATTATTACCGGGCGTTTGATCATATGAACGAGCTGTTCGCGCGGCTTTGCACAACCCGGGACGCCAGGGAAGGCATCGAAGCCTTTCGTGAAAACCGCAAACCCGACTGGCAGGAACGCTGAACCGTCATCTCCGAAAAATGCCGTGCTTTTGTTCGCGGGCCACAAGGTCAGGGGTTTGAGATACAACCCGGGACAGGGGATGGCTCTTTTGCTGGTCGGTTGCGCCACAACCGGCCGCAACACGGATGCAACCCCAATGGTAAAATGTCCGCCGTGCGGACATGAATTCGCTCCGTCGAAGTGACCTGCCCCACCTGAAAGGACTACTTCGAATATTGGTGTAGTGCAACTTTCTTCGGTTCTAAAACCGTTGCCTGATATGGCAGCGGTTTTTTGTTTCCGGCGCTGGATCCGTATATGGCGGCTGGTGGGCGGATTTTTGTAGAGGCGGTTTGCGAACCGCCCTGCACCCGTCGGTGCTCAGGATGTTTCAGCGTATGTGATTCGGCATGATCGCATCCCTTCAACCGGAGGGATTGGCGAGGGTGGATTTCCGCCAATCTTGTTGATCTGTTTGTGGAGAACTTTCTTCTCATCGCTCCTCCTCCGCCACGTGCCGATGCTGCGGGTCCAGAACCCGGGGCGCGGGGTTGCGCTGGCCGTGTTCCAGGTTGAAGGCCACACGATGATTGACCTTGCCCAGAAACCGCTGCCGGTCCCCGCCATGTTGCAGGTGCCGCTCGGCAAACATGCGGCCTGTTTCGCGCACGGCCACAGCATCGAGCATATCCGGATCGCCTGGATATTTTTCCAGCAGTTGCTTGCTGGACAGCTGCCGAAACGCGTCGGCTTTTTCCTTGAACGGACCGTCTTTGGGCAGAGGGTCGCTGTGGGATATCAGCGACCGCGCGGCATCCGGCAAGGACGCAAATGAATCTATCCCAAGACCTGCGCCAACCGACCCCGGAACGCTCAGGCGCTCGCTAAGCTTGCGGTAAAGAGCCCTGTGCTCCCAGGAATGATGAATCACGCAGGAAGGATCGTCCCGCGCAGGCAGAGCCGGCTGCCGAAAAAGCGCGTGCCCCGCAAGCCGATTCAGATACGCGTTCCCCAGATCCCGCGCATACCG
This portion of the Syntrophotalea acetylenica genome encodes:
- a CDS encoding sigma-54-dependent Fis family transcriptional regulator, with amino-acid sequence MHEREILNHVHKIRCWSIGKASEGEAEVNPIIAASWDRCLRHYRINPGEPDPVRVLMGAELREYSGPIERFLRIAQKAVQYLHRQVAALGYCTMLCDANGITVDWLGDERLSRQWKAAGLCLGSVWNESREGTCGIGTALVEQVPLTVYNGEHFRAKHADLTCSCAPVIGPGHKTMGGIAVSSFVSPAFKDSQHLALQLVIQAARMVECAFFLSQCEDRWILRLSVERELAEVSSECFLAMDGAGRIVAADRVAHCRLAGEIGGGSLLGRPIGETLDVDFRKLLEMFSRSSMVLPVRLQKSGLRMFASLRFPRAAAVSSAGSIVASASRGRRVPMAGTPLSLDYLTGEDPKLRACVERIKRVMNKPISILLQGETGTGKEVFARAIHHASRRSDKPFVAVNCAAIPESLIESELFGYKEGAFTGARSKGMRGKILQSDGGTLFLDEIGDMPASLQTRLLRVLAEREVTPLGGETPIPVDLHVICATHHNVADLVGLGAFREDLFYRLNGVSFELPPLRQRSDLASLIRDVLAIEAGTGGAPALVEDEAMRIMEAHPWPGNIRQLCNVLRYALAMCDKRVITCGDLPADITGSRHSGEVAQMRCLEKDRRCLPEAPPEDDTAFLADEAIAGLNAMEQAERQVIMQSLQKHKWQITRAVREIGISRATMYRKMDKYAIVPPNKH
- a CDS encoding glycyl-radical enzyme activating protein, yielding MQDNIAPGRVDRLQPDMDARGIVYSIQRYTVHDGPGTRTSVFLKGCTMSCLWCCNPESWDKNPEVAVYEQRCIGVEKCGYCLDACPFTSQGIFRISEEGLVAGIDRSLCTRCMACVDECPANALARWGEDMTVAQVMREVLKDREFFDETGGGITVSGGELFVQTPFVVELLKACRAAYVHTCIETALGVPWNLVAQALPYTEYVLTDIKHMDADKHRAYTGCDLALVLDNLKRLGRSGIPSVIRVPLIPGYNDSDENIEATARFIASEFGSTPRQVQVLQFHELGKTKYETLGKAYPLADMKKPLREDYVARLKSAIGILRNWGLPAYVGSNVKMTR
- a CDS encoding GlcG/HbpS family heme-binding protein; its protein translation is MKMNLKTALRMISASQEKAEQLGVPVSIAVVDAGGNLVAQHRMDNAMLISQFLSLNKAYTSVATTMPTEELARHTQPGGPFFGVHTCQAASGICIFGGGYPVSDEGCIAGGIGVSGGSSEEDRAIAAAGRDAFEVAAGR
- a CDS encoding glycyl radical protein; amino-acid sequence: MYDASVVKETAKVTLEGYDPYDKDYGTGTSGLEENPSPFARINAWRQQFLDTPLGVSAERAVLWTEKFKENSNKPHIIRCAECFAHVLKNVSIEIGKYELVAGNMAAPPRCAPVFPEFSYEWLVEEMDNKPFEKRPGDRFLITEETKQQLRDIREFWKNRTVHDLAKSLMPATALKGTGSYGKGIYLLGNYFFGGVGHTSARYEKIYELGWKGLQDKIDSKLSELDPCDPSVLDKIQFYQAQLICLDGIMTYCRRYANLARQMAPAAEGERKQELLQMADNLDWIAENPPRSFWEALQLWWMLTVVITIEGNGHSIHWGRFDQHLYPFFRKDMAEGKITKDFVQELIEGAWIKISELTKIRDEGSTKAFGGVELGGPSLTIGGQTPEGEDATNELSFMCVDAMAHVRLNAPWLTSRWHANSPREWWIKVTKVAKMGLGMPSFFNDEIIIPSMVNRGRTIEDSRDYGALGCVEPNSEGREYGWHDAAFFNMNKVLELAINNGKCTGCSAACPMYDQCVGAGETLGLQTGSLADFSSFDEVREAYDKQMKYWVDRLVMAECAMDVAHQTRKPLPYLSLLVEDCIDKGKDVTAGGARYNFIGPQGVGVSNVADGLSAIKKLVFEDKKISGADLLDALEKNWEGYEPIYALINSAKVPHYGNDDEEVDDLARWGAKCYCKHLERRPTPHGGEFQAGLYPVSANVPFGAITQASPDGRKAGEPVADGVSPVHTSRGSHDVSGPTAVVKSVSALDHGIASNGTLLNMKFSPSTLAGETGDENFIGMMKVYFQRKGMHNQINVISRSVLEDAMDHPEKYKGLIVRVAGYSAFFTELDPSVQRDILERTELEF